Proteins from a single region of Verrucosispora sp. NA02020:
- a CDS encoding DapH/DapD/GlmU-related protein — MTGIRRGFVVRMVFAIKRRWYALRYPRLTLGRDVEIRGRIRLRRGVRVTIGDRTRVNKLVRFAGPGEVRVGADCLLNATWVGTWTSVTIGNRCLLSDCELLDNDFHNLPPAQRHDPPTPATRAPITVEDNVWIGAHALVMKGVRIGRDSVVGAATVVRTDVPPGVVVIGNPQQTVKKFND, encoded by the coding sequence CGCGATCAAGCGTCGCTGGTACGCCCTGCGCTATCCGCGCCTGACCCTCGGGCGGGACGTCGAGATCCGGGGACGGATTCGGCTGCGGCGCGGGGTCCGCGTGACCATCGGTGACCGGACCAGGGTGAACAAGCTGGTCCGTTTCGCCGGTCCGGGCGAGGTGCGCGTCGGGGCCGACTGCCTGCTCAACGCGACATGGGTGGGCACGTGGACGTCGGTGACGATCGGGAATCGGTGCCTGTTGTCCGACTGCGAGTTGCTGGACAATGACTTCCACAACCTGCCACCGGCTCAGCGGCACGATCCGCCCACCCCGGCCACGCGTGCGCCCATCACGGTCGAGGACAACGTCTGGATCGGCGCGCACGCGCTGGTCATGAAGGGTGTACGGATCGGCCGGGACAGCGTGGTGGGGGCTGCGACCGTGGTGCGGACGGACGTGCCGCCCGGAGTCGTGGTCATCGGCAACCCACAACAAACGGTGAAGAAGTTCAATGACTGA